In one Chitinophaga sancti genomic region, the following are encoded:
- a CDS encoding DUF4372 domain-containing protein, with protein sequence MDKDRKFPGHPVLSQILELIPTGLIQSANRKHQANRYYKRLPLRIHLVSLLYGVFSYCNGLREICEGMLACEGKLAHLGLDKAPARSTLSDANTNL encoded by the coding sequence TTGGATAAAGATAGAAAATTTCCCGGACACCCGGTTTTGTCACAAATATTAGAATTAATACCTACCGGGTTAATACAATCTGCTAATCGAAAACATCAGGCAAACCGATATTATAAGCGTTTGCCACTGCGGATCCACCTGGTTAGCCTGCTATATGGTGTATTTAGCTATTGCAATGGACTTCGGGAAATTTGTGAGGGCATGCTGGCCTGTGAAGGGAAACTAGCCCATCTCGGTCTTGACAAGGCTCCTGCTAGAAGTACCCTTTCGGATGCCAATACCAACCTGTAA
- the istB gene encoding IS21-like element helper ATPase IstB produces METEKQRIRELCTAFRLGGISNGIKALITEAEQQEMGYVKFLSQILETEATHRSVKDLNKREKAAWLPQMSDLNHYKTGSEDEISPGRLKQLRELNWVDQLFNIVLMGPSGTGKTFLAAGLCQDAVKAGYNAYFRRMDDLVNMLKTKDFVKTQQVEYKRLLKANLLVIDDIMLFPLEKNLAISFFNFINQIYESTSIIITTNKKPSDWSKQLDDEVIATALLDRLLYHCEVINFSGESYRLKNRKTIFEGS; encoded by the coding sequence ATGGAAACAGAAAAGCAACGAATCCGCGAATTATGTACAGCTTTTAGGCTGGGTGGTATTAGCAATGGAATAAAGGCATTAATCACTGAAGCAGAACAACAAGAGATGGGATATGTAAAGTTCCTAAGCCAAATACTGGAAACGGAAGCAACACACCGCTCTGTAAAAGACTTGAACAAACGGGAAAAGGCAGCCTGGTTACCTCAGATGTCAGACCTGAATCATTACAAAACAGGATCAGAGGATGAAATTAGTCCTGGTCGCTTAAAGCAACTTAGAGAATTGAATTGGGTAGATCAATTATTTAATATTGTTCTGATGGGGCCGAGTGGAACTGGCAAGACATTTTTAGCTGCAGGTTTGTGTCAGGATGCTGTAAAGGCTGGATATAACGCCTACTTCAGAAGAATGGATGACCTGGTAAATATGCTTAAGACGAAGGACTTTGTTAAAACCCAGCAGGTTGAATATAAACGACTATTAAAGGCTAACCTTCTCGTTATTGATGATATTATGCTCTTCCCGCTGGAGAAGAACCTGGCAATATCATTTTTCAATTTTATCAATCAGATTTATGAATCTACGTCAATAATCATCACTACAAATAAGAAGCCTTCAGACTGGAGCAAACAGCTGGATGATGAGGTCATAGCTACGGCTTTACTGGACCGGCTACTTTACCATTGTGAAGTCATAAACTTTAGTGGTGAAAGTTACAGATTGAAGAATCGTAAAACTATTTTTGAAGGTTCCTGA
- the istA gene encoding IS21 family transposase has protein sequence MTYQRIHQLYRDKHSIRSISRITGLNWRTVKLQLSMSEEDFLTISQQKKGRKKLLLEFEDFIYNRLRSLPDTSSAQIHDLLKEQFPGFGPISPKTVYNFVMAIRAKYSLSVEEPTRQYQMVAELPYGQQAQVDFGFYNMRTTEGRTRKVQFFCMSLSRSRFKYVLFTDRPFTTITVIEAHERAFSHFGGMPQELVYDQDRLFMVDENWGDLILTEHFRQYISQRPLKTYFCRAADPESKGKIENVVKYVKRNFLYGRFFKDVQLVNEEVLAWLKRTANALIHGTTKLIPAEEMENEVTFLYPYTPVKMMEPEYSSYAVRKDNTISWKSNFYSLPLGTYKDRQSRVLVIREEQELVILNTEKQELCRHIISPLKGQKILQTDHGRDKSRAILEMMQEFATLFTDQKEALGWVFQLKTEKPRYIRDQIQLLKTIVNKLEPVLALETLYYCSQYHIYSASDFKSVAEHLGKLQQQEIVPANTITNNPLTAPVQQKANTEPARSKLINYDIIFN, from the coding sequence ATGACTTACCAGCGTATTCATCAACTTTACCGGGATAAACACTCTATTCGATCAATTTCCAGGATAACAGGACTAAACTGGCGTACGGTCAAACTGCAACTCTCAATGAGTGAGGAGGATTTTTTAACTATCAGCCAACAGAAAAAGGGTCGAAAGAAACTACTTCTGGAATTTGAAGATTTTATATATAATCGCCTGAGAAGTCTTCCAGATACATCTTCTGCTCAAATCCATGATTTATTAAAAGAACAGTTTCCCGGTTTTGGACCAATCAGCCCTAAAACAGTTTATAATTTTGTTATGGCCATCAGGGCTAAGTACAGCCTTTCTGTGGAAGAGCCAACCCGGCAATATCAGATGGTAGCAGAACTACCTTATGGGCAGCAAGCTCAGGTTGATTTTGGCTTTTATAACATGCGAACTACTGAAGGACGAACGCGCAAAGTACAGTTTTTCTGTATGAGTCTATCCCGCTCGCGCTTTAAATACGTATTATTTACAGATCGACCATTTACTACCATTACGGTTATAGAAGCACATGAGAGAGCTTTTAGCCATTTTGGGGGCATGCCTCAGGAACTTGTCTATGACCAGGACCGATTATTTATGGTTGACGAGAATTGGGGAGATCTGATCCTTACCGAACATTTTCGGCAGTATATCTCTCAGCGACCTCTTAAAACCTATTTCTGCCGTGCGGCAGATCCTGAGTCCAAGGGGAAAATAGAAAATGTCGTAAAGTATGTGAAAAGAAATTTTCTATATGGGCGATTTTTTAAAGATGTTCAGTTGGTGAATGAAGAAGTACTGGCCTGGCTCAAACGTACAGCCAATGCATTAATCCACGGCACCACAAAGTTAATACCAGCTGAAGAAATGGAAAATGAAGTGACCTTTCTATATCCCTATACCCCTGTTAAAATGATGGAACCAGAATATAGTTCCTATGCTGTACGAAAAGATAACACAATCAGTTGGAAAAGTAATTTTTACTCATTGCCACTTGGCACATATAAAGATCGTCAAAGCCGGGTACTGGTGATCAGGGAAGAACAGGAATTAGTTATTTTAAATACCGAAAAACAAGAGCTTTGTCGCCATATAATCTCACCACTTAAAGGACAGAAGATCTTACAAACTGACCATGGTAGAGACAAATCCCGGGCAATCCTGGAGATGATGCAAGAGTTTGCGACTCTTTTTACTGATCAGAAGGAGGCATTGGGATGGGTCTTCCAACTTAAGACAGAGAAACCGCGATATATACGCGATCAGATACAATTGCTAAAGACTATAGTAAATAAGCTGGAACCAGTCTTAGCGCTTGAAACCTTGTACTATTGTAGCCAATATCATATCTACAGTGCGTCTGATTTTAAGTCTGTTGCAGAGCATCTTGGGAAGCTACAACAACAAGAAATAGTCCCTGCAAATACGATCACCAATAACCCATTAACAGCTCCTGTTCAACAAAAAGCCAACACAGAACCAGCCAGGAGCAAGTTGATCAACTATGATATAATCTTCAATTAA
- a CDS encoding IS4 family transposase: MKKYNSFISDSRLKGLSIRNLKIIDSTTISLFSEILQGVGRNRLDGSRKKGGIKVHTLMDAFSGVTEFVRITPAKEHDRKFLYHLKLKEGSWIVFDKAYNTYHHFAKWTAQKVWFVSRMKDNAVFHVTKVLVDKTKKKQAIGVIKEQYITVGIKTNGTVTERLKLRRVIYKAKDGKRYIYITNDFTLPASKIATIYKNRWMIELLFKQIKQNFPLRYFWGESDNAIKMQVYCVLIAQLLMVVIRKKAATKKSFANMITVIRLHLMSYVDLLEFIKDTYKAWRKTHNASFAFST; the protein is encoded by the coding sequence CTGAAGAAATATAACTCATTTATATCGGACAGCCGACTGAAAGGGTTAAGTATTCGGAATTTGAAAATCATTGATAGTACAACGATTTCATTGTTCAGTGAGATACTACAAGGCGTAGGCCGTAACCGATTGGACGGTTCCCGGAAAAAGGGAGGCATCAAAGTACATACCCTAATGGATGCATTTAGCGGAGTCACAGAGTTTGTGAGGATTACCCCTGCCAAAGAGCATGACCGTAAGTTCCTGTATCACCTGAAGTTGAAGGAAGGTAGTTGGATAGTTTTTGATAAGGCATATAATACATATCACCATTTTGCCAAATGGACTGCTCAAAAGGTGTGGTTCGTTAGCCGAATGAAAGACAATGCTGTATTTCATGTAACAAAAGTGCTGGTGGATAAAACGAAGAAAAAGCAAGCCATTGGCGTTATAAAAGAGCAATATATCACAGTGGGTATTAAAACAAATGGAACTGTGACTGAACGGCTAAAGCTGCGACGGGTTATTTATAAAGCCAAAGATGGGAAAAGATATATTTATATAACCAATGATTTTACTTTACCGGCATCCAAGATAGCTACTATCTATAAAAATCGATGGATGATAGAGCTGCTCTTTAAGCAGATTAAGCAGAACTTCCCATTACGATACTTTTGGGGAGAAAGTGATAATGCTATCAAAATGCAGGTCTATTGTGTACTAATCGCTCAGTTGCTAATGGTCGTGATCCGGAAAAAGGCGGCTACTAAAAAATCATTTGCGAATATGATTACCGTAATCCGATTGCATTTAATGAGTTATGTGGACCTGCTTGAGTTTATAAAAGACACTTATAAAGCATGGAGGAAAACACATAATGCGTCATTTGCCTTTTCCACGTAA
- a CDS encoding UbiA family prenyltransferase, with protein sequence MGLKIHFYISLFFAGEIFDLSRFFSVLIGVISFSLVASSIYIINDIIDVKFDKLHPEKCKRPIASGEISVLNAFLLFLICLFIAIVSTSGAPINLS encoded by the coding sequence ATTGGGTTAAAAATTCATTTTTATATTTCTCTATTTTTTGCAGGAGAAATTTTTGATTTGTCCAGGTTTTTTTCTGTGCTGATTGGAGTAATATCCTTTAGTTTAGTTGCAAGTAGTATATATATCATTAATGACATTATTGACGTGAAATTTGACAAACTTCATCCGGAAAAATGTAAACGCCCTATAGCTTCAGGCGAGATTTCGGTTCTTAATGCATTTCTACTCTTTCTAATTTGCTTATTTATAGCGATTGTATCTACATCTGGCGCTCCAATTAATTTATCTTGA
- a CDS encoding YdcF family protein: MKIKLLLFLILIILTSNSYSQPSQGYNKNYYPLSSGNIISDKNFYLIAVLSKYPQVTDLLKGNKELSKILTKNLHRIHEISIDSSEKINCDSIFNEFLWRSNDSAKLIRILDELYTTNNRSIDSLINTHLRPSGYYQRYINLTNKDYFIKVWNQYFYGINNIIRQYGIGQKIHYPRIDSVSYPVKGEYYQVFLKSMLTFIDSKADNFTVFFQPSLQIALRLLDYNDRDEPARFEPLESGENKKAIEYIKNINWNKYQYSCIMIPGEGPELYTTPISPGGKLRCELAADRFAKGFAPLIILSGGYVHPFHTPYCEAYEMKKYLINKYNIPEQAIIIEPQARHTTTNFRNANRLIIRYNIPTEKSALCVTTSDQSAYILTQDFDDRNIEELGYIPYYKKTKISSQDISFFPIIESLHMDPHDPLDP; encoded by the coding sequence ATGAAAATTAAATTATTGCTGTTTCTCATTTTAATAATTCTTACTTCAAATAGTTACTCTCAACCTAGCCAAGGATATAATAAAAATTACTATCCATTATCGTCTGGTAATATTATTTCAGATAAGAATTTTTATTTAATCGCAGTACTTAGCAAATATCCCCAGGTAACTGATTTACTAAAGGGCAATAAAGAATTATCGAAAATTTTAACAAAGAACCTTCATCGAATCCATGAAATATCAATTGATAGCAGTGAGAAAATAAATTGTGATTCAATATTCAATGAATTCTTATGGCGAAGCAATGATTCAGCCAAACTAATTCGAATTTTAGACGAGTTATACACAACAAACAATCGCTCAATAGACTCTTTAATAAATACCCATTTAAGACCTTCTGGATATTATCAGAGATACATCAATTTGACTAACAAAGATTATTTTATCAAAGTTTGGAATCAATACTTCTATGGAATTAATAATATAATTAGGCAATATGGAATAGGGCAAAAAATTCATTATCCTAGAATTGACTCAGTTAGTTATCCTGTAAAAGGAGAATATTATCAGGTTTTCTTAAAATCAATGCTAACATTCATCGATTCGAAAGCAGATAATTTTACAGTTTTTTTTCAGCCCTCTCTTCAAATCGCTTTACGTCTATTAGATTACAATGATCGCGATGAGCCTGCTAGATTTGAACCATTAGAAAGTGGTGAAAATAAAAAAGCTATTGAGTATATAAAAAATATCAACTGGAATAAATACCAATATTCTTGCATAATGATTCCAGGGGAAGGGCCCGAATTATACACAACTCCAATTTCTCCCGGAGGTAAATTACGCTGTGAATTAGCTGCAGACAGATTTGCAAAGGGCTTTGCTCCATTAATTATTTTGAGTGGGGGCTATGTGCACCCTTTTCATACCCCCTATTGTGAAGCTTACGAAATGAAGAAATATCTAATTAATAAATACAATATACCAGAACAAGCAATAATTATTGAACCTCAGGCAAGACACACTACAACTAATTTCAGGAATGCTAATAGATTAATAATAAGATATAATATACCTACTGAAAAATCCGCATTATGTGTAACTACAAGTGACCAATCGGCATATATATTAACTCAAGATTTTGATGATAGGAATATAGAAGAACTTGGATATATTCCTTATTATAAAAAGACAAAAATATCGTCTCAAGATATCTCATTTTTCCCCATAATTGAAAGCTTACATATGGATCCACATGATCCCTTAGATCCTTAA